The following proteins are encoded in a genomic region of Apodemus sylvaticus chromosome 21, mApoSyl1.1, whole genome shotgun sequence:
- the Mc1r gene encoding melanocyte-stimulating hormone receptor, whose translation MPIQGPQKRLLGSLNSTATVTPHLGLATNQTGPWCLHVSIPDGLFLSLGLVSLVENVLVVTAITKNRNLHSPMYYFICCLALSDLMVSVSIVLETTFILLLEAGILAARAAVVQQLDNVIDVLICGSMVSSLCFLGIIAIDRYISIFYALRYHSIVTLPRARRAVAGIWVASIASSTLFITYYKHTAVLLCLVAFFLAMLALMAILYAHMLTRACQHAQGIAQLHKRQRSMRQGFCLKGAATLTILLGIFFLCWGPFFLHLLLIVLCPQHPTCSCVFKNFSLFLILIILSSIVDPLIYAFRSPELRRTLREVLLCSW comes from the coding sequence ATGCCCATTCAGGGGCCCCAGAAAAGGCTTCTGGGTTCTCTCAACTCCACCGCCACAGTCACCCCTCACCTCGGACTGGCCACCAACCAGACAGGGCCTTGGTGCCTGCATGTGTCTATCCCAGATGGCCTCTTCCTCAGCCTGGGACTGGTGAGTCTGGTGGAGAATGTGCTGGTCGTGACAGCCATCACCAAAAACCGCAACCTGCACTCGCCTATGTATTACTTCATCTGCTGTCTGGCCCTGTCGGACCTCATGGTGAGCGTAAGCATCGTGCTGGAGACGACTTTCATCCTGCTGCTGGAGGCGGGCATCCTGGCGGCCCGCGCGGCCGTGGTGCAGCAGCTGGACAATGTCATTGACGTGCTCATCTGCGGCTCCATGGTGtcaagcctctgcttcctgggcatCATCGCCATAGACCGCTATATCTCCATCTTCTATGCGCTGCGTTATCACAGCATCGTGACACTGCCCCGGGCACGGCGGGCCGTCgcgggcatctgggtggccagcATCGCCTCCAGCACCCTCTTCATCACCTACTACAAACACACAGCCGTCCTGCTCTGCCTCGTTGCGTTCTTTCTAGCCATGCTGGCACTCATGGCGATCCTGTATGCCCACATGCTCACCCGAGCGTGCCAGCATGCTCAGGGCATCGCCCAGCTCCACAAAAGGCAGCGCTCCATGCGCCAAGGGTTCTGCCTCAAGGGGGCCGCCACCCTCACGATCCTTCTGGGGATTTTCTTCCTGTGCTGGGGCCCCTTCTTCCTGCATCTCTTGCTCATCGTCCTCTGCCCTCAGCACCCCACCTGCAGCTGCGTCTTCAAGAACTTcagcctcttcctcatcctcatcatcCTCAGCTCCATCGTTGACCCTCTCATCTACGCCTTCCGCAGCCCGGAGCTCCGCAGGACGCTCAGAGAGGTGCTGCTGTGCTCGTGGTGA